Proteins co-encoded in one Girardinichthys multiradiatus isolate DD_20200921_A chromosome 11, DD_fGirMul_XY1, whole genome shotgun sequence genomic window:
- the LOC124876073 gene encoding microfibrillar-associated protein 3-like, whose translation MLSPQKLCLSHTLPVFLLLGCWTADGAHNDTEAGTFTQLVPVPSSRYILAKEGSSALIECNVTAGLEDVRWYNSKGLLLGDKEGGKWQIQEKGVLNITAVSFEDRGRYTCVASSSIGLTKNYTVTLRVAYTDSGLGVYFVVVCVVAFAITMILNMARLSMVGTHLKETEMAINDFFRTEGTEKLQKAFDIAKTIPIVTSAKTVEFAKVTQFKTMEFARHIEELAYSIPLPPLILNCRSFAEENPECDPAELAAAAFRNRQVFSSPCPGRNEEEEVCVAMLSSERQRHDGICENVKVSLHTVKADDEG comes from the exons ATGTTGTCACCTCAGAAGCTCTGCCTGTCACACACGCTTCCTGTGTTCCTGCTGCTTGGTTGCTGGACAGCAGATGGAGCTCACAATGACACAGAAGCAGGGACTTTCACACAGCTGGTCCCAGTCCCTTCCAGCAGATACATCTTGGCAAAGGAGGGGTCCAGTGCGCTCATCGAGTGTAACGTGACTGCAGGTCTAGAGGATGTTAGGTGGTACAACTCTAAAGGACTTCTCCTTGGAGACAAAGAAG GTGGGAAGTGGCAGATCCAGGAGAAGGGTGTCCTAAACATCACGGCAGTATCCTTTGAGGACCGCGGCCGCTACACCTGCGTCGCTTCAAGCAGCATCGGCCTCACCAAAAACTACACAGTCACTCTGCGTGTGGCCTACACAGACAGCGGCCTCGGGGTGTATTTTGTTGTGGTGTGCGTGGTGGCCTTCGCCATCACAATGATCCTCAACATGGCGCGCTTGAGCATGGTAGGCACCCACCTCAAAGAGACAGAGATGGCCATCAACGACTTCTTCCGCACTGAGGGCacagagaagctgcagaaagCATTTGACATTGCCAAAACCATCCCCATAGTAACCTCGGCGAAGACTGTGGAGTTTGCCAAAGTCACGCAGTTTAAGACCATGGAGTTTGCCCGCCACATTGAGGAGCTGGCATACAGCATTCCTCTTCCACCGCTCATTCTGAACTGTAGATCATTTGCAGAGGAGAACCCAGAGTGTGATCCAGCAGAACTGGCTGCAGCAGCATTCAGGAACAGGCAGGTTTTCAGCTCGCCGTGCCCTGGCAGAAAcgaagaggaggaggtgtgtGTGGCAATGCTGTCGAGTGAAAGACAAAGGCATGATGGGATCTGTGAAAACGTCAAGGTGTCACTGCATACAGTAAAGGCTGATGACGAAGGTTGA